The Gemmatimonadales bacterium genome window below encodes:
- a CDS encoding flavin reductase family protein, whose protein sequence is MSLPTVDPPEFRQLLGRFATGVVIITVIAPDGRPHGMTANSLVSVSLGPPLVSVCIDHRAELHAVVTVAERFVVNILAADQEALSRRFADPHDDRFDGVGYTLSERGSLVLDGTLAHIECARCALHEAGDHTIVVGQVLGGGTGAGRPLLYYRGGYAALA, encoded by the coding sequence GTGAGCCTCCCGACGGTGGACCCGCCCGAGTTCCGCCAGCTCCTGGGCCGGTTCGCCACCGGAGTCGTGATCATCACGGTGATCGCGCCGGACGGGCGGCCGCACGGGATGACGGCCAACAGCCTCGTCTCGGTGTCACTCGGGCCGCCGCTCGTGTCGGTGTGCATCGATCACCGCGCCGAGCTCCACGCCGTCGTTACCGTCGCGGAGCGCTTCGTGGTCAACATCCTCGCCGCCGATCAGGAAGCACTGTCGCGCCGCTTCGCCGACCCGCACGACGACCGGTTCGACGGCGTCGGATACACTCTGAGCGAGCGGGGCAGCCTGGTGCTCGACGGAACGCTGGCGCATATCGAGTGCGCTCGATGCGCACTCCACGAGGCGGGCGATCACACGATCGTCGTCGGACAGGTGCTGGGCGGCGGGACCGGCGCGGGCCGCCCGCTCCTGTACTATCGCGGCGGGTACGCCGCGCTCGCATGA
- a CDS encoding FAD-dependent monooxygenase translates to MSVDIHPSIADVLVIGAGPAGSASAVLLARMGYAVVMIDRAAFPRDKACSEYLSPEAVRVLDRLGVVPALERAGARALAGTMVVGPRGARLHGIFAEAIPAPIRPTGFSLARWVLDGVLVDAARAAGVTVLERTTAEELVYDRGAVAGAMVRGPSGRHTLRARLTIGADGLRSIVARRLGGRRRGPVRRLAFVAHVAAVPGLDRSAEMHVERGGYVGLNPLDDEVANVALVVSATRAARARGRRDAFFFEELERFPGVRGRVARHRLVRSVLATGPFDMRSRRVTADGALLVGDAADFFDPFTGEGICSALRGAELVARHAGGALAEPGPVTAAALSGYRRGRVRAFVGKWAVERLVGHAMAWPRLFDRAVAGLGRRPGMAHTFIGVTGDFLPARAVLNPVFLARMVL, encoded by the coding sequence GTGTCAGTTGATATACACCCCAGCATCGCGGACGTGCTCGTGATCGGCGCGGGCCCGGCGGGGAGCGCGAGCGCCGTGCTGCTGGCCCGGATGGGATACGCCGTCGTCATGATCGACCGCGCCGCGTTTCCGCGCGACAAGGCATGCTCGGAGTACCTGAGTCCCGAGGCGGTGCGCGTGCTTGATCGCCTGGGCGTCGTACCGGCGCTCGAGCGCGCGGGTGCGCGCGCCCTCGCCGGCACCATGGTCGTCGGCCCCCGGGGCGCCCGGCTGCACGGCATCTTTGCCGAGGCGATCCCCGCCCCGATTCGTCCCACCGGATTCTCCCTCGCGCGTTGGGTGCTGGACGGCGTGCTGGTCGACGCCGCGCGCGCCGCCGGGGTCACCGTACTCGAGCGCACCACGGCCGAGGAGCTGGTGTACGATCGGGGCGCGGTCGCCGGCGCAATGGTCCGCGGGCCGAGCGGCCGCCACACCCTCCGCGCGCGGCTCACCATCGGCGCTGATGGGCTCCGCTCGATCGTGGCGCGCCGTCTGGGTGGGCGCCGGCGCGGACCGGTGCGGCGACTCGCGTTCGTCGCCCACGTCGCCGCCGTGCCCGGCCTCGACCGCTCGGCCGAGATGCACGTGGAGCGCGGCGGATACGTTGGATTGAACCCGCTCGATGACGAGGTGGCGAACGTGGCGCTCGTGGTGTCCGCGACGAGAGCCGCGCGCGCGCGCGGGCGGCGCGATGCTTTCTTCTTCGAGGAGCTGGAGCGGTTTCCCGGCGTTCGGGGCCGCGTGGCACGGCACAGGCTCGTCCGGTCCGTCCTCGCCACCGGACCGTTCGATATGCGCTCCCGCCGGGTCACCGCAGACGGCGCGCTCCTCGTGGGCGACGCGGCCGATTTCTTCGATCCGTTCACCGGCGAGGGGATCTGCTCCGCGCTCCGCGGCGCGGAGCTCGTTGCGCGGCACGCGGGGGGAGCACTTGCGGAGCCGGGGCCCGTCACTGCCGCGGCGCTCTCCGGCTACCGCCGGGGGCGGGTGCGCGCGTTCGTGGGTAAGTGGGCGGTCGAGCGGCTCGTGGGCCATGCGATGGCGTGGCCCCGGCTCTTCGATCGCGCGGTGGCCGGGCTCGGGCGCCGCCCCGGCATGGCGCACACGTTCATCGGTGTCACCGGCGACTTCCTGCCGGCGCGCGCGGTGCTCAATCCGGTGTTTCTTGCGCGGATGGTGTTGTGA
- a CDS encoding DUF92 domain-containing protein: protein MLPAPTVGVAALASAAVALAAWRARSLTAGGAAAAAAVGTAVLAGAGWAGGAALAAFFIFASFVSRVAPRSAPTADAKGDRRDAWQVLANGAPAMIGAVAASAGGALWLVTASLAAAAADTWATAIGAWSTRPPRHLLTARPVPPGTSGAVSLLGTAGALVGALLVAAAGAWAGGDAALLPAATVLGFVGMVADSALGAAAQGRFRCPNCKLASERRVHRCGSPTIRVGGCAWLDNDGVNAIVTAAAAAAGWTAWAWLSRSPA from the coding sequence GTGCTCCCCGCTCCCACCGTCGGCGTCGCCGCGCTCGCCTCAGCTGCGGTCGCGCTGGCGGCGTGGCGCGCGCGGAGCCTTACGGCGGGAGGCGCCGCTGCCGCGGCGGCGGTCGGCACGGCGGTGCTGGCGGGCGCGGGATGGGCGGGCGGGGCGGCGCTGGCCGCCTTTTTCATTTTCGCCAGCTTCGTCTCGCGCGTGGCGCCGCGGAGCGCGCCCACTGCCGACGCCAAGGGCGACCGGCGCGACGCTTGGCAGGTGCTTGCCAACGGCGCCCCGGCGATGATCGGTGCCGTGGCCGCGAGCGCGGGCGGGGCGCTCTGGCTCGTCACCGCGAGCCTCGCGGCCGCGGCCGCCGATACCTGGGCCACGGCCATCGGTGCATGGAGCACCCGGCCTCCACGTCACCTGCTCACCGCGCGGCCGGTGCCGCCCGGGACGAGCGGCGCCGTGAGTCTGCTCGGCACCGCCGGCGCCCTCGTGGGCGCACTGCTCGTGGCCGCGGCGGGTGCGTGGGCCGGGGGCGATGCCGCGCTCCTGCCGGCCGCGACGGTACTAGGTTTCGTCGGGATGGTGGCGGACTCCGCGCTCGGCGCGGCGGCACAGGGCAGGTTTCGGTGCCCGAACTGCAAGCTGGCGTCCGAGCGGCGGGTGCACAGGTGCGGAAGCCCCACGATTCGCGTGGGAGGGTGTGCGTGGCTGGACAACGACGGGGTGAACGCGATCGTGACGGCCGCCGCCGCGGCGGCCGGATGGACCGCTTGGGCGTGGCTATCGCGGTCGCCTGCCTAG
- a CDS encoding zf-HC2 domain-containing protein: MGESVNCAEALALLHDYLKQELTPEVADRIAAHLEYCRPCLGHAQFEQSFLLMIKSKAGGECCPEQLRLKILRTLRATSEPG, translated from the coding sequence ATGGGCGAATCGGTGAATTGTGCCGAGGCGCTGGCCCTGCTGCACGACTATCTCAAGCAGGAGTTGACGCCCGAGGTCGCCGACCGGATCGCGGCCCACCTGGAGTACTGCCGGCCGTGCCTGGGCCACGCCCAGTTCGAGCAGAGTTTCCTCCTCATGATCAAGTCGAAGGCCGGCGGCGAATGTTGCCCCGAGCAGCTGCGGCTCAAGATCCTCCGTACACTCCGCGCCACGTCCGAGCCTGGCTGA
- a CDS encoding sigma-70 family RNA polymerase sigma factor: MTAPAPNRDSFEAEVLPQLDSLYRMALRLTTEPSHAEDLVQDTVFKAFRAWHRFEPGTNVRSWLFTILRNTFINDYRRRQREPIPMDLDAAEPLAIYRDAEHDDPEGTYFNRIVDAKVLEAIDALPEEFREVLVLSDVENLPYAEIATVLGLPLGTVKSRLFRARRQLQGALYDHAVEMGYLKRKRAPEPH; the protein is encoded by the coding sequence ATGACCGCACCTGCGCCCAACCGGGACTCCTTCGAGGCGGAGGTGCTGCCGCAACTCGACAGTCTCTATCGCATGGCTCTCCGGCTAACCACGGAGCCGAGCCACGCCGAAGATCTGGTGCAGGACACGGTCTTCAAGGCGTTCCGTGCGTGGCATCGCTTCGAGCCCGGAACCAACGTGCGGAGCTGGCTGTTCACGATCCTGCGGAACACGTTCATCAATGACTACCGCCGCCGCCAGCGCGAGCCCATTCCCATGGATCTCGATGCCGCCGAGCCGCTGGCGATCTATCGCGACGCCGAGCATGACGACCCCGAAGGCACGTACTTCAATCGGATCGTGGACGCCAAGGTGCTCGAAGCGATCGATGCGCTGCCGGAGGAGTTTCGTGAGGTGCTGGTGCTGAGCGACGTCGAAAATCTCCCATACGCCGAAATCGCCACGGTGCTGGGCCTCCCGCTTGGCACGGTCAAATCGCGGCTCTTCCGGGCGAGGCGCCAGTTGCAGGGCGCGCTTTACGACCACGCGGTGGAGATGGGATATCTCAAGCGCAAACGCGCGCCGGAGCCGCACTGA
- a CDS encoding M24 family metallopeptidase, whose amino-acid sequence MSPFTGLDRSELAAALDEAGADAWLLFDFHGLNPVAGRVLGLAGMGTRRIFVLLPRSGDPVAVAHRVELQSVDGFPGQVVPYARWEELNDALGRLVGGRTVAMEISPEDAVPYLDRVPFGVVELLRKLGACVVPSGPLVSRFAARWNAREIAEHVAAAEALAEVARAELGRVVNGPAVTETAVQRRVVEALGVRGLIFDHPPIVAFGPNTANPHYEPVAGRDATLRPGDVVLLDLWGRKGTNTVFADQTWMGFAGARPLNRVELVWRTVRDARDAAIAAVRDAAQAGRPIAGFEADRAARAVVSKAGFGEWFVHRTGHSIDRDLHGSGPHLDDYETHDDRRLGPGLGFSVEPGVYLPGEFGVRSEVNMYWGPDGPQVTPREPQRELITARA is encoded by the coding sequence ATGAGCCCCTTCACCGGGCTGGACCGGAGTGAGCTCGCGGCCGCGCTCGACGAAGCCGGTGCCGATGCCTGGCTGCTGTTCGATTTCCATGGCTTGAATCCGGTCGCGGGGCGGGTGCTCGGGCTCGCGGGCATGGGCACTCGCCGCATCTTCGTCCTGCTGCCGCGCTCCGGAGATCCGGTGGCCGTGGCGCATCGCGTCGAGCTGCAGTCGGTCGACGGATTTCCGGGGCAGGTCGTGCCCTACGCGCGGTGGGAGGAGCTCAACGACGCGCTTGGCCGGCTCGTTGGGGGGCGCACCGTCGCCATGGAGATCTCGCCCGAGGATGCGGTGCCGTATCTCGATCGCGTTCCGTTCGGCGTCGTCGAGCTGCTGCGCAAGCTGGGCGCGTGTGTGGTGCCCTCCGGTCCGCTCGTGTCCCGCTTTGCCGCACGCTGGAATGCGCGGGAAATCGCCGAACACGTCGCGGCCGCCGAAGCGCTGGCGGAGGTCGCGCGGGCCGAGCTGGGGCGGGTGGTCAATGGGCCCGCGGTGACGGAGACGGCGGTCCAGCGCCGCGTGGTCGAAGCGCTCGGCGTGCGCGGCCTCATCTTCGACCATCCGCCGATCGTCGCGTTCGGCCCCAACACGGCCAACCCGCACTACGAGCCGGTGGCGGGTCGCGACGCGACGCTCCGCCCGGGCGACGTGGTTCTGCTCGATCTATGGGGACGCAAGGGCACGAACACCGTCTTCGCCGACCAGACCTGGATGGGATTCGCGGGCGCGCGGCCGCTCAACCGCGTCGAGCTGGTGTGGCGCACCGTGCGCGATGCGCGCGACGCAGCCATCGCTGCCGTGCGTGATGCCGCGCAGGCCGGGCGGCCGATCGCTGGCTTCGAGGCGGATCGCGCCGCCCGCGCCGTGGTGAGCAAGGCCGGGTTCGGCGAGTGGTTCGTGCACCGCACGGGGCACTCGATCGACCGCGACCTGCACGGCTCGGGTCCGCACCTCGATGATTACGAGACTCACGACGACCGCCGGCTCGGCCCAGGCCTCGGATTCTCGGTTGAGCCGGGGGTCTACCTGCCCGGCGAGTTCGGCGTGCGAAGCGAAGTGAACATGTACTGGGGACCCGACGGACCGCAGGTGACCCCGCGCGAACCCCAGCGGGAGCTGATCACGGCGCGCGCCTAG
- a CDS encoding ABC transporter transmembrane domain-containing protein, protein MTRKRRLPSPSKLGRLWPRVRPYRWGLAAAMVALIVSGAIGLAFPQVVRYLLDAAFINHDRKILDRIALVLLGLFAVQAVLNYVQTYLLSATGERAVAGLRRELFDRLLDMPPGFFAERRTGELTSRLTIDIGLLQGVLSHQIAEFSRQVLSLIGGVVLLTLMQPRLTFTALGVVPIVVGSAYYFGRRLRRMTTKVQDRVADATAVAEEAFSQIRTVQSFVQEPVERRRYGQRVIESVDAALVRANVRGLFFGVLTFSTFGGIVFVLWQGGVLVLDGKLTPGSLVSFLLYTIFIAAAIGALASFFSAYQEAVGAAERVFEILEMPTPIHDPAHPVPLPRPLRGAVDFERVCFRYLDDPEAPWTLRDVELNVAPGEVVALVGHSGAGKTTLVSLLPRFWDVNAGRILLDGIDIRELALADLRGAIGIVPQEPALFSGTVRENIAYARPTATRADVEAAARAAHAHEFVERLPEGYDTLVGERGVKLSGGQRQRIAIARALLKDPAVLVLDEATSNLDTESERLIEDAMERLLVGRTTLIIAHRLSTVRRADRIVVLDHGRIVEEGTHAELLAHGGVYARLYQRQFRDDDAVLSAASMVNAADRATLAPSSVSATLSS, encoded by the coding sequence ATGACCAGGAAGCGCAGGCTCCCGTCGCCGAGCAAGCTCGGCCGCCTCTGGCCGCGGGTCCGTCCGTACCGCTGGGGTCTCGCGGCCGCGATGGTGGCGCTCATCGTGAGCGGCGCGATCGGCCTCGCCTTCCCCCAGGTCGTCCGCTACCTGCTCGACGCCGCGTTCATCAACCACGACCGGAAGATCCTCGATCGGATCGCGCTCGTGCTGCTCGGCCTCTTTGCCGTGCAGGCGGTGCTCAACTACGTCCAGACCTATCTCCTGAGCGCGACCGGCGAGCGCGCCGTGGCCGGGCTCCGGCGGGAGCTGTTCGACCGCCTGCTCGACATGCCGCCCGGTTTCTTCGCCGAGCGCCGCACCGGCGAGCTCACCAGCAGGCTCACGATCGACATCGGGCTCCTGCAGGGCGTGCTGAGCCACCAGATCGCGGAGTTCTCCCGCCAGGTGCTCTCGCTCATCGGCGGCGTCGTCCTGCTCACCCTGATGCAGCCGCGGCTCACCTTCACCGCGCTCGGCGTGGTCCCGATCGTGGTGGGCTCGGCCTACTACTTCGGGCGTAGGCTCCGGCGGATGACCACCAAGGTGCAGGACCGCGTGGCGGATGCGACGGCCGTGGCCGAGGAGGCGTTCAGCCAGATCCGCACGGTGCAGAGCTTCGTGCAGGAGCCGGTGGAGCGCCGGCGCTACGGGCAGCGGGTGATCGAGAGCGTCGACGCCGCGCTGGTCCGCGCCAACGTGCGCGGCCTCTTCTTCGGGGTGCTTACCTTCAGCACCTTCGGTGGGATCGTGTTCGTGCTCTGGCAGGGCGGCGTGCTCGTGCTCGACGGCAAGCTCACGCCGGGCTCGCTCGTGTCGTTCCTCTTGTACACGATCTTCATCGCCGCCGCCATCGGCGCGCTTGCCTCGTTCTTCAGCGCCTACCAGGAGGCGGTCGGTGCGGCTGAGCGGGTGTTCGAGATCCTGGAGATGCCGACGCCGATCCACGACCCCGCGCACCCGGTGCCGCTCCCGCGTCCGCTCCGCGGCGCCGTCGACTTCGAGCGGGTGTGCTTCCGCTATCTCGACGACCCCGAGGCGCCGTGGACGCTGCGCGACGTGGAGCTCAATGTGGCGCCCGGAGAGGTCGTGGCACTGGTGGGACACTCGGGCGCCGGCAAGACGACGCTCGTCTCTCTGTTGCCGCGGTTCTGGGACGTGAACGCCGGACGGATCCTTCTCGACGGCATCGACATCCGCGAGCTGGCACTCGCCGACCTGCGCGGGGCCATCGGCATCGTGCCGCAGGAGCCGGCGCTTTTCAGCGGCACGGTGCGGGAGAATATCGCGTACGCCCGGCCGACGGCCACGCGGGCCGACGTCGAGGCGGCGGCGCGGGCGGCCCACGCGCACGAGTTCGTGGAGCGGCTGCCCGAGGGCTACGACACGCTGGTGGGTGAGCGCGGAGTCAAGCTCTCCGGCGGCCAGCGGCAGCGGATCGCGATCGCCCGCGCGCTGCTCAAGGATCCGGCGGTACTCGTCCTCGACGAGGCGACGAGCAATCTCGACACCGAGAGCGAGCGCCTGATCGAGGATGCGATGGAGCGGCTCCTGGTGGGCCGTACGACGCTCATCATTGCGCACCGGCTCAGCACCGTGCGCCGCGCCGACCGGATCGTGGTGCTCGACCACGGACGCATCGTCGAGGAGGGCACCCACGCCGAGCTGCTGGCGCACGGCGGGGTGTACGCTCGGCTATATCAGCGTCAGTTCCGTGACGACGACGCGGTGCTGTCCGCCGCGTCCATGGTGAACGCGGCCGACCGCGCCACCCTCGCGCCGTCGAGCGTGAGCGCCACGCTCAGCTCGTAG
- a CDS encoding heme o synthase, giving the protein MEVVPQAVTSRRPSLAADLVTLTKPRIISLLLVTTVAPMFATDRGAPPLGLVLVVLAAGYLMAGGANAINMWFDRDIDQKMSRTRLRPIPTGRIAPPVALAFGVGLAAVSFALFWTLVNPLSAVLALSGLLFYVFVYTVWLKRTSPHNIVIGGAAGAFPPLVGWAAMTGRLDLPAIYLFAIVFYWTPPHFWALALIKRGEYARAGIPMLPVVRGEQRTKVEMLIYSLMLVPLTLMPVLFGAFGLFYGAAAVLLGVPLLWYCVRLLREPVVTPTAWKLYKYSLLYLALLFVAMGVDRNLPGARGAAHETPDRVFILNNPGEQTILPGAQH; this is encoded by the coding sequence GTGGAAGTTGTGCCTCAGGCCGTGACCAGCCGTCGCCCGAGCCTCGCCGCGGATCTGGTCACCCTGACCAAGCCGCGCATCATCTCGCTCCTGCTGGTCACGACCGTCGCCCCCATGTTCGCCACCGACCGCGGCGCGCCGCCGCTCGGGCTCGTGCTCGTGGTGCTCGCCGCCGGCTATCTCATGGCCGGCGGGGCGAACGCGATCAACATGTGGTTCGACCGGGACATAGACCAGAAGATGTCGCGCACCCGGCTCCGGCCGATCCCCACGGGGCGGATCGCGCCACCGGTGGCGCTCGCCTTCGGCGTGGGGCTCGCGGCGGTGTCGTTCGCGCTCTTCTGGACGCTGGTGAACCCGCTGAGCGCGGTGCTGGCACTTTCGGGGCTCCTCTTCTACGTATTCGTGTATACCGTGTGGCTCAAGCGCACGAGCCCGCACAACATCGTGATCGGCGGCGCGGCGGGCGCGTTTCCGCCGCTCGTGGGCTGGGCGGCCATGACCGGGCGGCTCGACCTGCCGGCCATCTATCTCTTCGCGATCGTGTTCTACTGGACGCCGCCGCATTTCTGGGCGCTCGCGTTGATCAAGCGCGGGGAGTACGCCCGCGCCGGAATCCCGATGCTCCCCGTGGTGCGCGGAGAGCAGCGGACCAAGGTGGAGATGCTGATCTACTCGCTCATGCTGGTGCCGCTCACGCTCATGCCGGTGCTCTTCGGCGCGTTCGGCCTGTTCTACGGCGCGGCGGCGGTGCTCCTGGGTGTGCCGCTCCTCTGGTACTGCGTGCGCCTCCTGCGCGAGCCGGTGGTGACGCCCACCGCGTGGAAGCTGTACAAGTACTCGCTGCTCTACCTCGCGCTGCTCTTCGTCGCGATGGGCGTGGACCGCAACCTCCCGGGCGCGCGCGGCGCGGCGCACGAGACGCCGGACCGGGTCTTCATCCTGAACAACCCCGGTGAGCAGACGATCCTCCCCGGCGCGCAGCACTGA
- a CDS encoding amino acid permease yields MTTKPDLWGERLPRRLGLWSTMAVLIGTAIGSGIFRVPAGVAATLEAPGPVLAAWVVGGIVALTGALTFGELAAALPRSGGVFAFILEAFGPLPAFLFGWSELAVVRASALGGIATIFAEYLGYLLSYDARTVRYVAAAAVVAVGLLNYLGARAAAQLMNPITLVKYAALGALALLGFAAGRGTAAHFAPAWTGATSLTLFAAALVPIMWTYDGWADASMMGGEVADPGRTLPRAIIGGTAAVVAVYLLMNVAYIYLLPLPAMAGAPLVAAAAAERIPLLGGAAAAVVSAIVMISCLGSLNGSMMTGPRIFFAMADRGLFFRGIARVSPRFQSPSAAIGVATGLGVVYVLLNDFQQLADKFILGIWPFYVLAVAAVFVLRRTRPDLKRPYRTWGYPVVPLVFLAASAAMVGGAFITDPRNTAVTFAIILAGVPVYLAWRRVRAA; encoded by the coding sequence ATGACCACCAAGCCCGACCTCTGGGGCGAACGCCTGCCCCGCCGGCTCGGTCTCTGGAGCACGATGGCGGTCCTGATCGGCACCGCGATCGGGAGCGGCATCTTCCGGGTGCCGGCAGGCGTCGCGGCGACGCTCGAGGCCCCGGGGCCCGTGCTCGCCGCCTGGGTGGTGGGGGGCATCGTGGCGCTCACCGGCGCGCTCACGTTCGGCGAGCTGGCCGCGGCGCTGCCGCGCTCGGGCGGCGTGTTCGCGTTCATCCTCGAGGCATTCGGCCCGCTGCCCGCCTTCCTGTTCGGGTGGTCAGAGCTGGCGGTGGTCCGCGCGTCCGCCCTCGGCGGCATCGCCACCATCTTCGCGGAATACCTGGGCTACCTGCTGTCGTACGACGCGCGCACGGTGCGCTACGTTGCCGCCGCGGCCGTGGTGGCGGTCGGACTGCTCAACTATCTCGGGGCGCGGGCGGCGGCTCAACTGATGAACCCGATCACGCTCGTCAAGTATGCGGCCTTGGGCGCGCTCGCGCTGCTTGGCTTTGCGGCGGGCCGCGGCACCGCCGCGCATTTCGCGCCCGCCTGGACCGGCGCCACCAGTCTCACGCTCTTTGCCGCGGCGCTGGTGCCGATCATGTGGACCTACGACGGCTGGGCCGATGCCTCGATGATGGGCGGCGAGGTGGCCGACCCCGGCCGGACGCTGCCGCGCGCCATCATCGGCGGCACGGCGGCGGTGGTGGCGGTCTATCTGCTCATGAACGTGGCGTACATCTACCTCCTGCCGCTACCCGCGATGGCCGGCGCGCCGCTGGTGGCCGCCGCCGCGGCCGAGCGGATTCCGCTGCTCGGCGGAGCCGCCGCGGCGGTCGTGTCGGCCATCGTGATGATCTCGTGCCTGGGCTCGCTCAACGGCTCCATGATGACGGGGCCACGCATCTTCTTCGCGATGGCCGACCGCGGGCTCTTCTTCCGCGGGATCGCGCGCGTGTCGCCCCGCTTCCAGAGTCCCTCCGCCGCGATCGGGGTCGCCACCGGGCTCGGCGTGGTCTACGTGCTGCTCAATGACTTTCAGCAGCTCGCCGACAAGTTCATCCTCGGCATCTGGCCGTTCTACGTGCTCGCGGTGGCGGCGGTGTTCGTGTTGCGCCGCACTCGGCCCGATCTCAAGCGGCCGTATCGCACCTGGGGCTATCCGGTCGTGCCGCTCGTCTTCCTCGCCGCGTCGGCCGCAATGGTGGGCGGCGCGTTCATTACCGATCCGCGCAACACGGCGGTGACGTTCGCCATCATCCTGGCCGGCGTGCCGGTCTATCTCGCGTGGCGGCGCGTACGCGCCGCGTAA
- the nadC gene encoding carboxylating nicotinate-nucleotide diphosphorylase → MIDFAADAERVAAIALAEDGARDVTSDVTVAPGAPGTGVLECRSGGVLAGTLYARAVAKACGCIIHWRAAEGDKLPRGAELGTVEGALAAILRAERPLLNFLQRATGIATATRAFVDAVHGTSARILHTRKTAPVLRGLDVAAVIAGGGCLHRLNLSDTVMVKDNHWRALAARGLSLGEALDAARARGVTSLQVEVESEAQLETACAAGATRLLIDNQQPATVGRWAERARRLAPGIEIEATGGITLANVADYARAGADYISVGGLTHSVRAADIALAVSGAD, encoded by the coding sequence GTGATCGATTTCGCGGCCGACGCCGAGCGGGTGGCGGCCATCGCGCTCGCGGAGGATGGCGCGCGCGACGTGACCAGCGACGTCACCGTGGCGCCGGGCGCGCCGGGGACGGGGGTGCTCGAGTGCCGAAGCGGCGGCGTACTCGCGGGCACGCTATACGCGCGCGCGGTGGCGAAGGCGTGCGGCTGCATCATTCACTGGCGCGCGGCCGAGGGCGACAAGCTCCCGCGCGGCGCCGAGCTCGGCACGGTGGAGGGCGCGCTCGCCGCCATTCTCCGCGCCGAGCGGCCGTTGCTCAACTTCCTGCAGCGCGCCACCGGCATTGCGACCGCCACCCGAGCCTTCGTCGACGCCGTGCACGGAACGTCGGCGCGAATCCTTCACACCAGGAAGACGGCGCCCGTCCTGCGTGGCCTCGATGTCGCCGCCGTGATCGCGGGCGGCGGGTGCCTCCACCGGCTCAACCTTTCCGACACGGTGATGGTGAAGGACAACCACTGGCGTGCGCTCGCGGCGCGGGGGCTGAGCCTCGGCGAGGCGCTCGACGCGGCGCGCGCGCGCGGCGTCACGTCCCTGCAGGTCGAAGTCGAATCGGAGGCGCAGCTCGAGACGGCGTGCGCAGCGGGCGCCACGCGGCTGCTCATCGATAACCAGCAGCCCGCCACCGTCGGACGCTGGGCGGAGCGTGCGCGGCGGCTCGCGCCCGGCATCGAGATCGAAGCCACCGGCGGCATCACGCTCGCGAACGTGGCGGACTACGCGCGGGCCGGCGCGGATTACATCTCGGTGGGTGGGCTCACGCACAGCGTGCGGGCCGCCGACATCGCGCTCGCGGTGAGCGGCGCGGATTAG
- the nadA gene encoding quinolinate synthase NadA, which produces MSEPLALPVIEPQELTPGEIATLQEEIRRLADARRAVILAHNYQRPEVQDVADYVGDSLGLSRQAARTDAEVIAFAGVHFMAETAKILSPTKRVLIPDLRAGCSLAATVTAEDVRKWKARFPGYVTVGYVNTTAEVKAELDYACTSGNVLDVVDAIPPDTGILFLPDFFLGSHVRRMRPDRRVEVWLGECHVHKGINPDRLEAERAAHPEAEVLVHPECGCAGQLIYAMGRGDIRPEGLHVASTEQMIRLSRERPAPAFIVATETGIMHRMRREAPDKEFYAADPEAVCAFMKTITLPNLYDSLLLDRYEVTVPEEIARRARLSLDRMVSLGR; this is translated from the coding sequence ATGTCAGAGCCGCTTGCATTGCCCGTTATCGAGCCACAGGAGCTCACACCCGGCGAGATCGCCACCTTGCAGGAGGAGATCCGCCGTCTCGCCGACGCGCGCCGAGCCGTCATCCTCGCCCACAACTACCAGCGCCCCGAAGTGCAGGACGTGGCCGACTACGTCGGCGACTCGCTCGGCCTCTCGCGGCAGGCGGCCAGGACGGACGCCGAGGTGATCGCGTTCGCCGGCGTGCACTTCATGGCGGAGACGGCAAAGATCCTGTCGCCCACCAAGCGCGTGCTCATCCCGGACCTTCGGGCCGGGTGCTCGCTCGCGGCCACGGTGACGGCCGAGGACGTGCGAAAGTGGAAGGCTAGATTCCCCGGCTACGTCACCGTCGGCTACGTCAACACGACGGCCGAAGTGAAGGCGGAGCTGGACTACGCCTGCACCAGCGGGAACGTGCTCGACGTGGTGGACGCGATTCCGCCCGATACCGGCATTCTCTTCCTTCCCGACTTCTTCCTCGGCAGCCACGTGCGCCGCATGCGCCCCGACCGTCGGGTCGAGGTGTGGCTCGGCGAATGTCACGTGCACAAGGGAATCAACCCCGACCGGCTCGAGGCCGAGCGCGCTGCGCACCCGGAGGCCGAGGTGCTGGTGCACCCCGAGTGCGGCTGCGCGGGACAGTTGATCTATGCGATGGGCCGCGGCGACATCCGGCCCGAAGGGCTGCATGTGGCGTCGACGGAGCAGATGATCCGGCTGTCAAGGGAGCGGCCGGCGCCAGCGTTTATCGTGGCGACCGAAACGGGAATCATGCACCGCATGCGGCGGGAGGCGCCCGACAAGGAGTTCTACGCGGCCGACCCCGAGGCGGTGTGCGCGTTCATGAAGACCATCACGCTCCCGAACCTCTACGATTCGCTGCTGCTCGACCGCTACGAGGTCACCGTGCCGGAGGAGATCGCCCGGCGCGCGCGGCTCTCGCTCGACCGGATGGTGAGCCTCGGCCGGTGA